One segment of Bacteroides caecimuris DNA contains the following:
- a CDS encoding SusC/RagA family TonB-linked outer membrane protein: MLSSIGLILFSVSFVLAQVLVKGTVKDNLGEGVPGASVQVKSTSQGTITDLDGKFAFNVPNKNSILVISFIGYVTVEMKVDTQKPMVITLKEDTKTLDEVVVVGYQEIRKKDLTGSVAKASMSELLSTPTASFGETLGGRIAGVNVSSGEGMPGGQMNIVIRGNNSLTQDNSPLYVIDGFPVEDPSIAAAINQNDIESLDFLKDASATAIYGARGANGVVMITTKKGTVGQPKIKYDGSFGIQHITKTIPMMDAYEFVKLQAERSPKDMETTYFMDYDGKKWGLEDYRNIPQYNWQDEIFRSAWMQSHNVSLTGGSEGVRYNASLSYYDQDGILLESNYKRVQGRMGTTIQKKKLKIYLTTNYSSTTTTGGSPSQNSYSGMNNLFYSVWGYRPVTEPDRPLNSLMDNIMDDAINNTNDYRFNPIMSLKNEYRKTYANYIQFNGFAEYEFMKGLKLKVSGGYTFDTRKGETFNNSKTRYGNPKSSDKVNAEVYHSQRATWLNENILTYQANIKQKHFFNSMVGVTLQNSDYEYYSYKTVQIPNEALGMAGMSEGIPSTTNSLKSSWSMLSFLGRLNYNYKSLYYATVSFRSDGSSKFRGDNRFGYFPSGSLAWGFMEEDFMKPLKSVVSSGKLRASWGLTGNNRVGEYDTYALYQILKDKVGDFISIGSLPSGVYPFESSLTSVGTVPTSLRNRKLKWETTEQWNLGLDLGFLDERIGFTVDWYRKTTRDLLLNTSLPTSSGYFSAMKNVGKVRNQGIEFTLNTTNIKNRHFSWTTNFNIAFNKNKVLELAENQSSLLSAAKFDQNYNSQYSYIAKVGYPMGMMYGFIYEGTYKYEDFDKAGDTYTLKRNVPYFSSESNTQPGMPKYADLNGDGIIDDNDRTMIGNGMPKHTGGFTNNFEYKGFDLSVFFQWSYGNDVLNANRLFFENSNKTRDLNQYATYANRWTPENPESNIPRATDSGSNKVFSTRIIEDGSFLRLKTVSLGYTLPKQLTKKWKIDNARVFVAGQNLWTCTGYSGYDPEVSIREGALTPGLDFSAYPRAYSISFGINLGF; this comes from the coding sequence ATGCTCTCCTCCATCGGACTGATCCTGTTTTCTGTTTCTTTTGTACTTGCACAGGTACTTGTTAAAGGTACAGTGAAGGATAACTTAGGAGAAGGAGTGCCGGGAGCCAGTGTTCAGGTAAAAAGTACTTCGCAAGGAACAATCACTGACCTTGACGGTAAATTTGCTTTTAACGTGCCCAATAAGAATTCGATATTGGTTATTTCTTTCATTGGTTATGTCACTGTAGAAATGAAGGTGGACACTCAAAAGCCAATGGTTATCACATTAAAGGAAGACACAAAGACATTGGACGAAGTAGTAGTAGTCGGCTATCAGGAGATACGCAAGAAGGATCTGACGGGCTCCGTTGCCAAAGCCAGTATGTCAGAACTGCTCAGCACTCCGACCGCCTCTTTTGGTGAAACATTAGGCGGACGTATTGCCGGTGTCAATGTAAGCTCGGGCGAAGGTATGCCGGGCGGACAGATGAACATCGTCATCCGTGGTAACAACTCATTGACTCAGGACAACTCTCCTCTTTATGTCATTGACGGTTTCCCGGTGGAAGACCCTTCCATAGCCGCAGCCATCAATCAGAACGATATCGAGTCACTTGATTTCTTGAAGGATGCCTCTGCTACCGCTATCTACGGTGCCCGTGGTGCCAATGGTGTCGTGATGATTACAACCAAGAAAGGAACAGTCGGCCAGCCTAAAATTAAATATGACGGAAGTTTCGGTATTCAGCATATCACCAAAACGATTCCGATGATGGATGCATACGAGTTCGTCAAACTACAAGCAGAACGTAGTCCTAAAGATATGGAAACTACCTACTTCATGGATTATGACGGTAAGAAATGGGGACTGGAAGATTATAGGAATATCCCGCAATACAACTGGCAGGATGAAATCTTCCGCAGCGCATGGATGCAAAGCCACAATGTCAGCCTGACCGGTGGTTCGGAAGGAGTGCGCTACAATGCTTCTTTATCTTATTATGACCAGGACGGTATCTTATTGGAATCAAACTACAAACGTGTACAAGGCCGTATGGGTACTACCATCCAAAAGAAGAAACTGAAAATCTATCTGACAACCAACTATTCAAGCACTACAACCACTGGTGGTTCTCCTTCCCAGAACTCATACAGTGGTATGAATAACCTGTTCTATAGTGTATGGGGATATCGCCCCGTGACCGAACCGGACAGACCATTAAACTCGTTGATGGATAACATCATGGACGACGCGATAAACAATACCAACGATTATCGTTTCAATCCTATCATGTCCTTGAAAAACGAGTATCGCAAGACGTATGCAAACTATATTCAGTTCAACGGATTTGCAGAGTATGAATTTATGAAAGGATTGAAGTTGAAAGTTTCAGGCGGTTACACATTCGATACCCGCAAAGGGGAAACATTCAACAACTCGAAGACTCGTTATGGTAATCCGAAATCATCAGATAAGGTAAATGCGGAAGTTTACCACTCTCAACGTGCAACGTGGTTGAATGAAAACATTCTGACCTATCAGGCCAATATTAAACAGAAGCATTTCTTTAATAGTATGGTGGGTGTAACCCTGCAAAACTCCGACTATGAATATTACTCATACAAAACCGTGCAAATTCCTAATGAAGCGCTTGGCATGGCAGGAATGAGTGAAGGTATTCCGAGCACCACCAATTCATTAAAGAGTTCCTGGTCTATGCTTTCCTTCCTGGGACGTTTGAATTATAACTATAAATCATTGTATTATGCAACGGTTTCCTTCCGTTCCGACGGATCTTCCAAATTCCGCGGCGACAACCGTTTCGGTTACTTCCCTTCCGGTTCATTGGCTTGGGGATTCATGGAAGAAGATTTTATGAAACCATTGAAGTCTGTTGTTTCTTCAGGTAAATTAAGAGCAAGCTGGGGATTGACCGGTAACAACCGTGTAGGCGAGTATGATACATATGCTTTATATCAGATATTGAAGGATAAAGTCGGAGACTTTATTTCGATCGGCAGCCTTCCCAGTGGTGTATATCCGTTCGAAAGCAGTCTGACAAGTGTAGGTACAGTGCCCACTTCCTTAAGAAACAGAAAACTGAAATGGGAAACTACCGAACAGTGGAACCTGGGGCTGGACTTAGGCTTCCTGGACGAACGCATCGGATTCACCGTCGACTGGTATCGTAAAACGACGCGTGATTTGTTGCTGAATACTTCACTTCCCACCTCTTCCGGTTATTTCAGTGCCATGAAGAATGTAGGAAAGGTGCGCAATCAAGGTATCGAGTTCACATTGAACACAACTAATATCAAGAACCGTCATTTCTCATGGACTACTAACTTTAATATTGCATTCAACAAGAACAAGGTATTAGAACTGGCCGAAAACCAATCTTCTCTGTTGAGTGCAGCCAAATTCGACCAGAACTATAACTCCCAATACAGCTACATTGCCAAAGTGGGTTATCCGATGGGAATGATGTACGGATTCATCTACGAAGGTACATACAAATACGAAGATTTCGACAAAGCAGGTGATACATATACACTGAAACGCAATGTTCCGTATTTCTCTTCCGAAAGTAATACACAACCGGGTATGCCGAAATACGCAGACCTGAATGGTGACGGTATCATCGACGACAACGACCGCACTATGATCGGTAACGGTATGCCGAAACATACAGGCGGATTTACCAACAATTTCGAATACAAAGGATTTGACCTGAGCGTCTTCTTCCAATGGTCGTATGGAAACGATGTATTGAATGCCAACCGCCTGTTCTTCGAGAACAGCAATAAGACGCGTGACTTGAACCAATACGCAACTTATGCAAACCGCTGGACACCGGAAAACCCGGAAAGTAATATTCCGAGAGCTACCGACTCTGGTTCCAACAAAGTGTTCTCTACACGTATTATCGAAGATGGTTCTTTCCTTCGTCTGAAGACCGTATCTTTAGGATATACACTGCCGAAACAACTGACCAAAAAATGGAAGATAGACAATGCACGCGTATTCGTTGCCGGTCAGAATCTATGGACATGTACAGGATATTCTGGTTATGACCCGGAAGTATCTATCCGTGAAGGCGCACTGACTCCGGGACTGGACTTCTCCGCTTATCCGAGAGCCTACTCTATCAGTTTTGGTATAAACTTAGGTTTCTAA
- a CDS encoding sulfatase-like hydrolase/transferase: MKNVLRLLPLLPGIVTLSGCNHAPQKSNGQNSQKPNIIYIFADDLGIGDLSCYGATKVSTPNIDRLAGQGVQFTNAYATSATSTPSRFGLLTGMYPWRQENTGIAPGNSELIIDTACVTMADMLKDAGYTTAAVGKWHLGLGPKGETDFNNRITPNAQSIGFDYEFIIPATVDRVPCVFVENGHVVGLDPNDPITVSYDHKVGNWPTGEENPELVTLKPSQGHNNTIINGIPRIGWMTGGKSALWKDEDIADIITHKAKNFIASHQEEPFFLYMGTQDVHVPRIPHPRFAGKSGLGTRGDVIMQLDWTIGEIMHTLDSLHIADNTILIFTSDNGPVIDDGYQDHAYELLNGHTPMGIYRGGKYSAYEAGTRVPFIVRWPARVKPNKQQALFSQIDVYASLASLLDQPLRKGAAPDSQEHLSVLLGKNNTNREYVVQQNLNNTLAIIKGQWKYIEPSDAPAIEYWTKMELGNDKQPQLYDLSSDPSEKTDVSKQYPDIVKELAELLESVKEK; the protein is encoded by the coding sequence GTTATGGAGCAACAAAAGTGAGCACTCCCAACATTGACCGGTTGGCAGGACAAGGGGTACAATTCACCAATGCTTATGCAACTTCTGCCACCAGCACCCCTTCCCGTTTCGGACTCCTGACAGGTATGTATCCCTGGAGACAGGAAAACACAGGAATCGCTCCCGGCAACTCCGAACTCATTATCGACACTGCCTGCGTCACCATGGCAGATATGCTGAAAGACGCAGGATACACAACCGCTGCAGTAGGTAAATGGCATCTGGGACTAGGTCCGAAGGGTGAAACCGACTTTAACAACCGGATTACCCCTAACGCACAAAGTATCGGTTTTGACTACGAATTTATTATTCCAGCTACTGTAGACCGGGTACCTTGTGTATTTGTAGAAAACGGACATGTCGTAGGACTTGACCCCAATGACCCTATCACCGTGAGCTACGACCACAAAGTAGGCAACTGGCCTACGGGAGAAGAAAACCCGGAGCTCGTAACCTTAAAACCCAGCCAAGGACACAATAATACAATTATCAACGGTATTCCCCGTATTGGCTGGATGACCGGAGGAAAATCTGCGCTTTGGAAAGATGAAGACATAGCCGATATCATCACCCATAAGGCTAAGAATTTCATTGCATCCCATCAGGAAGAACCCTTCTTCTTATATATGGGTACGCAAGATGTACATGTACCCCGCATTCCCCACCCACGTTTTGCAGGTAAAAGCGGGCTCGGCACTCGTGGTGATGTCATCATGCAACTGGACTGGACCATAGGTGAAATCATGCACACACTGGATAGCCTCCACATCGCAGACAACACCATCCTGATCTTTACCAGCGATAACGGTCCTGTTATCGACGACGGCTATCAAGACCATGCTTACGAACTTCTCAACGGGCATACTCCAATGGGGATCTACCGTGGCGGGAAATACAGCGCTTACGAAGCGGGGACACGCGTTCCATTTATCGTCCGCTGGCCTGCCCGGGTAAAGCCGAACAAGCAACAAGCTCTTTTCTCTCAAATAGATGTGTATGCATCGCTCGCCTCCCTTTTGGACCAACCTTTACGCAAGGGAGCTGCTCCCGACAGTCAAGAACATCTGAGCGTACTCCTCGGCAAAAATAATACAAACCGCGAGTATGTCGTTCAACAAAATCTCAATAACACACTTGCCATCATAAAAGGTCAATGGAAATACATCGAACCGAGCGACGCCCCCGCTATCGAGTATTGGACGAAAATGGAGTTAGGCAACGACAAACAGCCTCAACTTTATGATTTATCTTCCGATCCATCGGAGAAAACGGATGTATCAAAACAATATCCCGACATAGTGAAAGAATTAGCTGAATTACTAGAATCCGTAAAAGAAAAATAG